A region from the Linepithema humile isolate Giens D197 chromosome 1, Lhum_UNIL_v1.0, whole genome shotgun sequence genome encodes:
- the LOC105669770 gene encoding calcineurin-binding protein cabin-1-like isoform X4, with translation MIKISALNEESSEESEEEDVPTITKEAQEQIALTEYNKALELLKENKREDALVTFKNLLETELLDEVEKPQVPDGRSRPMLTLKYSCFKNIGAIQAACENYVDAIENYWEAANLDDSDVTLWHRIGTLAIKISNLELACSSFKQGLKCNSNHWPCLDNLITALYAVPDYMNCLLYISVALEKDPNYVKGLAFRDRIFKDIPCLEECYKLYNSDWQLDPPLDTEYDHVLGDKLLADAKEISVKWAEACKADFKPKPLPELTLRMPLTNYTWLALGESLVDMHRYISENDLNFVSRIVLSVQKFDDKNTVANNECEIEESNVMEIDEQNMQDSAPNVENDINKSVKLEAEDCEISDDNQAFNTASDIAMEVETEDDKKSCSTDVQIIEDEDPLRMSDTDGLQCEEQSETKNMDSEEHMQSETDANADKLESDKVTDDVYSMDNGAPNEKSSDKESDKSSDKVSEKGAEKANDATNKTDDKTHSEKTDGKEEGQKVKKRRRSALCFLQQWAWSCSSMRRSARVRGSNRREAERDDVQLEETLKRLFPSSLLSDTVRLTKDDATRNPDDSMDTMDMYQLFANQERNRNTEAFKSSESSKSPSPDSRQQKYFETEAENTDVDAFINEHSGKSNLMIILAKFAEFLCTKWNQEWPKGMSDVYVQAYIFMRQHIPHLSPLDEDVSDKTLKLDTEMTLLFGELHTDKWLDNKSDTLSSSTLDKLGTGMPAEELGHIIFTSVRQDLLHEENLYTLLRILWLKANIFLCQGDIDVVIETLELLLHRLQEMESRSLNPCITLLNCNNNSQISAKLVKRKLTSIQRGQKLGEIQHLYDEKKYMELSCILQDTFKFAKQRHKLLVTNENIVDRVRQLVMLLDSLWQLQQYEECYVWAEACLNESWQNYLSCSDEAEQKKWTSSTVTALEKLEACTIQVSVFVVKYLPESRLTRLVQNLVHIVCHQLDVPENAVEMPLETVLPWILLHYILQYEEDKERAKAESYKNKLHSSHHSESDDEDDGIPPSIMILFTAHEFIGRHSWCCFNEAKLLFFIMNLIIPQLETPQYASIKNRLTKYLEQIFFCLYGHPNKVSTKRKYLQDHGVPQMELTWEGAQLLFDFYKPKQLPNFQSPRILSISMDTEMLFKRVIRLVPQESDPNQIVDEMTAYILGTKEKMPSVTKALPHATCTIYYLMGDFYFKNNKWEQASRYYLLDLCLYPRGLNSWAGLAMATGSIIENWLNSYRPIGKDKFLNKAKTAQSSYQHAIELAPGHSVIWTEYGNFVYMVHSFCSRLLKQETDTLSMERFEILETRKEEMLEIADQCFESANRICQTIEEPTIQHDERWLYQYMLGKVAEKKNQDPPVFLEHYAKASELLYENNAQYPRRISHKSPQNLSIEALEVHYRIHASILKYLEQHEGKPLKKSLGQLFLWHLKNCSEGPFMKYQSKLNEKKKEENADVEKSTWKESDSAADTNKNTVAVCQRSNSIEEIEIVDRSNKTSDIKFTEPGKSENRKRLPDELSSDNTKRIKLSSVSHLQLMQDVVALIDDLITKVCDMVSQKEKTSGDEVLITLSSDESNEPRLQKKKIENKSADKAKPLTKTEENKKGSAMEISQETQQSSADDEDTRRFDGKWLQNEDLQPTLQEKNCKDKIPEKKKTQTNANEEATLSRRGSQESTTTTQTTTTTTETNNSSSSSSEDSTSSDDSSDTDSTSDSDSESVDSDADKKKKDTDNIKSEEQMPEEEVATLIAYCLAGLEQCVLRFTEHHKSFYRLSHFFFNNKKAKDTAKCKNLLLGTYTCQFYPGQTFQGLFAERRSTNFFNGVWHIPVNEIDRPGSFASHMSKCVTLLMQVLKESNDSRMLMQLCIQLGKIPDSDKKYLRDSEREQLSRQALTLCQQSLRSRVQTIGSTSTIDSVTLIRTDTRTQVLLDVYETYQLVQKHFQGKESTVQIFATLLTDTYKMYTGNKNLEGNILEIAIKYCQRQIQANKIASINNSNSSHVLPSTTTAIPAPTSQVPASTTSLQMSLQNRKPHRNLTTTGRPRGRPPNVNKYLQHAMQQSSNVMNQFSSKNNLANYMGASGPNRSLMNPYFMNPLVDANMLSALLASGLGSNMMDPLSAMSYFNQVGSYQDILRQYQSNLSSLTNPASLNSNPCTTITGISQASTMSTSSSNINTPTSTIGNLSNLGKGSLDPMTMSVQQLLSLSNSTASTSRPAAPMYHQAATKTSTTMSMTKDRPNISITPVSSSLSGQQQPPHHKTKPSSKQPSAQTDPALPVHIPKSLQISPTKSVLHAPTNAAAAAAAAAAAQVSLLKPSIVQQVKSSPPKQMGAPQIRVSKSLTEPQPAHNTPLSYSPLKNSGSTVTTNPAAAVPQIAHAPIGAPVMMKQQQALPMNLGNVSRSGTSLQHKLLSKKNPQRPYSTHTSVPNHPARKPKLTTKASVMPMPMSGNFPNLLGTIPSASTAAMSQPPFIPPELSGISVSAIGPQPGVIKTTASAKYHTYKKAAKPKPTATAAAMDVPPSSLPATFPQGSTVEALSVLSQLQQHTHLEIIPQQKAPLKPSMDYAKSLSSSVSVVPQKVPETLRNPPTTADCMSIYDISRGKPANVPSKKAPDKLANDSVEIITLDD, from the exons atgattaaaatatcggcACTCAACGAAGAGTCGAGCGAGGAAAGCGAGGAGGAGGATGTGCCTACGATCACAAAGGAAGCGCAG gaaCAAATAGCATTAACGGAATACAACAAGGCCTTAGAATTATTGAAGGAGAATAAGCGAGAGGACGCATTGGTTACTTTTAAGAATCTTTTGGAGACTGAATTGTTGGACGAGGTAGAGAAGCCCCAAGTACCAGATGGCAGATCCAGACCAATGTTAACGTTGAAATATTCCTGCTTCAAAAACATTGGTGCCATTCAAGCAGCTTGTGAGAATTATGTGGACGCCATCGAGAATTATTGGGAAGCTGCAAACTTGGATGATTCCGACGTAACGCTGTGGCATAGAATCGGTACATTAGCGATAAAGATTTCTAATTTAGAATTAGCTTGTTCGTCTTTCAAGCAAGGTCTAAAGTGTAATTCCAATCACTGGCCCTGTTTGGACAATTTAATAACTGCCTTATATGCCGTTCCTGATTATATGAACTGTCTGTTATATATTTCCGTGGCATTGGAAAAGGATCCCAATTATGTCAAGGGACTTGCTTTTCGTGACAGGATATTCAAAGACATTCCATGCCTGGAAGAGTGTTACAAACTGTACAATAGTGATTGGCAATTAGATCCACCTTTAGATACCGAATATGATCATGTGTTAGGTGACAAGTTGTTAGCAGACGCAAAAGAGATTTCTGTAAAATGGGCGGAGGCTTGTAAAGCAGACTTTAAGCCAAAACCATTGCCAGAATTGACCTTAAGAATGCCTTTAACAAACTACACATGGCTGGCTCTTGGTGAAAGCCTAGTAGACATGCATAGGTATATAAGTGAAAACGATTTGAACTTTGTTAGTAGAATTGTATTATCGGTTCAAAAATTTGATGACAAGAATACAGTTGCGAACAATGAATGCGAAATCGAAGAAAGTAATGTTATGGAAATAGATGAACAGAATATGCAGGATTCAGCTCCGAATGTGGAAAACGATATCAATAAATCTGTTAAACTTGAAGCAGAAGATTGTGAAATATCAGATGACAATCAGGCTTTTAACACAGCCTCCGATATCGCGATGGAAGTTGAAACTGAAGATGACAAAAAGTCATGTTCAACCGACGTGCAAATAATTGAGGATGAAGATCCATTAAGAATGTCTGACACAGATGGTTTACAGTGCGAAGAACAAAGTGAGACAAAGAACATGGATTCGGAGGAACATATGCAATCTGAAACAGACGCGAATGCTGACAAATTGGAGAGTGACAAAGTCACAGACGATGTTTACAGCATGGATAACGGAGCGCCCAACGAGAAATCCAGCGACAAGGAAAGTGATAAATCGAGTGACAAAGTTTCGGAAAAAGGTGCCGAGAAAGCGAACGATGCAACGAATAAAACAGACGATAAAACTCACTCCGAGAAAACCGACGGAAAGGAAGAAGGACAGAAGGTGAAGAAGAGGCGCAGAAGCGCGTTGTGTTTCTTGCAACAATGGGCTTGGAGTTGCAGTAGCATGAGACGATCCGCCAGAGTCAGAGGTTCGAATAGAAGGGAGGCAGAAAGGGACGATGTTCAGTTAGAGGAAACACTTAAAAGACTGTTTCCTAGTAGTTTGTT ATCCGATACAGTAAGATTGACTAAAGATGACGCGACTCGCAATCCGGATGATTCTATGGACACTATGGATATGTATCAGTTATTTGCAAACCAGGAGAGAAATCGTAATACGGAAGCCTTCAAGAGCTCGGAAAGTTCCAAATCACCAAGCCCTGACTCGAG ACAGCAGAAATACTTTGAGACAGAAGCAGAAAATACTGATGTGGATGCATTTATAAATGAGCATAGCggcaaaagtaatttaatgataattctCGCTAAATTTGCGGAATTTCTATGCACTAAATGGAATCAGGAATGGCCAAAGGGAATGTCAGATGTTTATGTACAAGCGTACATTTTTATGAG GCAACATATTCCACATTTGTCACCGCTTGATGAGGACGTTAGTGACAAAACTCTAAAGTTAGATACCGAAATGACATTGTTATTCGGGGAGCTTCACACAGATAAATGGTTAGACAATAAATCTGACACTTTATCAAGTTCAAC GTTAGATAAACTTGGTACTGGGATGCCAGCAGAGGAATTAGGACACATAATATTCACAAGTGTTAGACAGGATCTTCTACACgaggaaaatttatatactttactAAGAATTTTGTGGCTCAAAGCTAATATCTTTTTGTGTCAAGGTGATATAGATGTAGTAATAGAGACGCTAGAACTG ttGTTGCATCGTCTGCAAGAAATGGAGAGCAGAAGCTTAAATCCATGCATCACACttttaaattgtaacaataattCTCAAATTAGTGCCAAACTTGTAAAGAGAAAACTTACATCAATTCAAag GGGTCAAAAATTAGGCGAAATCCAACATTTGTACGACGAGAAGAAATATATGGAACTGTCTTGCATTCTACAGGACACTTTCAAGTTCGCCAAGCAGAGGCACAAATTGTTGGTAACCAATGAAAACATCGTTGACAGAGTTCGACAATTAGTCATGCTACTCGACAGCTTATGGCAGCTTCAACAATACGAG GAATGTTACGTCTGGGCAGAAGCTTGTCTCAACGAGTCCTGGCAAAATTACTTGAGCTGCTCTGATGAAGCGGAACAGAAGAAATGGACGAGTTCGACGGTAACGGCACTTGAAAAATTGGAAGCTTGTACAATCCAAGTCAGCGTATTTGTCG TGAAATATCTGCCGGAGTCTCGTCTGACGAGGTTGGTGCAAAATTTAGTTCACATCGTTTGCCATCAATTGGACGTACCGGAGAACGCTGTGGAGATGCCTCTGGAGACCGTTCTACCCTGGATCCTGCTGCACTACATTCTACAATA CGAGGAGGACAAGGAGAGAGCAAAGGCTGAATCctataagaataaattgcaCAGCTCTCATCACTCCGAATCGGATGATGAGGACGACGGCATTCCACCGTCCATCATGATTCTGTTCACTGCCCATGAATTCATCGGTCGACACTCGTGGTGCTGCTTCAACGAAGCGAAGCTCCTGTTCTTCATCATGAATCTTATTATACCGCAACTCGAGACGCCGCAGTACGCGTCTATCAAGAATAGACTGACGAAATATCTGGAACAGATATTCTTCTGCCTTTATGGTCATCCGAACAAGGTGAGCACAAAGCGGAAGTATCTGCAGGATCACGGAGTACCACAGATGGAATTAACCTGGGAGGGCGCGCAGCTGCTGTTCGACTTTTACAAGCCGAAGCAACTGCCCAACTTTCAGTCGCCTAGAATTCTTTCCATCAGCATGGACACGGAGATGCTGTTCAAGAGGGTGATCAGATTGGTTCCGCAGGAGAGTGATCCGAATCAGATAGTAGACGAAATGACGGCGTACATACTCGGCACGAAAGAAAAAATGCCGAGCGTGACGAAAGCCTTGCCGCATGCGACATGTactatttactatttaatgGGTGACTTTTATTTCAAGAACAACAAGTGGGAACAGGCCAGTCGGTATTATCTACTAGACTTGTGCTTATATCCAAGGGGTCTGAATTCCTGGGCAGGTCTAGCCATGGCGACAGGCAGCATAATAGAGAATTGGTTGAACAGCTACAGACCTAT AGGAAAAGATAAGTTTCTGAACAAGGCAAAAACGGCGCAATCGAGTTATCAGCACGCCATTGAGCTGGCGCCTGGCCATTCCGTAATTTGGACCGAGTATgggaattttgtttatatggTTCATTCGTTTTGTTCGCGATTGCTCAAGCAAGAAACCGACACATTGAGCATGGAGAGATTTGAAATTCTAGAAACCAGAAAGGAGGAGATGCTGGAAATTGCGGATCAGTGCTTCGAATCTGCAAATCGGATATGTCAGACTATCGAGGAACCAACTATACAGCACGATGAGAGATGGCTCTATCAATATATGCTGGGTAAAGTTGCGGAGAAAAAGAATCAAGATCCTCCTGTGTTCTTGGAACATTACGCAAAG GCTAGTGAATTGTTATATGAGAATAACGCTCAATATCCACGTAGAATAAGCCACAAAAGTCCACAGAATTTATCTATAGAGGCGCTAGAGGTTCATTATCGCATTCATGCGAGTATACTGAAATATTTGGAGCAGCATGAAGGAAAGCCGCTGAAGAAGTCATTGGGTCAGTTGTTTCTTTggcatttgaaaaattgctcGGAGGGGCCCTTCATGAAGTATCAGTCTAAACTCaacgagaagaaaaaggaagagaacGCCGACGTTGAGAAGAGTACGTGGAAGGAATCCGACAGTGCAGCCGATACGAATAAGAATACAGTAGCAGTATGTCAACGCTCAAATAGTATCGAAGAGATAGAAATTGTAGATAGATCGAATAAAACTTCAGATATTAAGTTTACAGAGCCAGGAAAGTCCGAAAATCGCAAGAGACTTCCTGACGAACTGTCGAGCGACAAtacaaagagaataaaattgagTAGCGTTTCGCACTTGCAATTAATGCAGGATGTCGTAGCTTTAATAGACGATTTAATCACTAAAGTTTGCGATATGGTGTCGCAAAAGGAGAAAACGAGCGGCGATGAGGTACTCATCACTCTGTCTAGTGATGAGAGTAACGAGCCGAGATTGCAGAAAAAGAAGATAGAAAATAAGAGTGCTGACAAAGCCAAGCCGTTGACAAAAACAGAGGAGAACAAGAAAGGCTCA GCAATGGAGATTAGCCAGGAAACACAGCAGTCTTCGGCGGATGACGAGGACACCAGAAGATTCGATGGCAAATGGCTGCAGAACGAAGACTTACAACCTACT TTgcaggaaaaaaattgtaaagacAAGATACCGGAGAAGAAAAAGACACAAACTAACGCAAATGAAGAAGCGACTCTGAGTAGAAGAGGCTCTCAGGAAAGCACCACGACTACGCAAACCACAACTACGACCACGGAGACGAACAATTCTAGTTCTAGTAGTAGCGAGGATTCTACCAGTAGCGACGACAGCTCCGACACTGACAGCACCAGTGATAGCGACAGCGAATCCGTGGACAGCGACGCcgataagaagaaaaaggataCCGACAATATAAAAAGCG AAGAACAGATGCCGGAGGAAGAAGTGGCCACGTTAATCGCGTATTGCTTAGCTGGTTTGGAACAGTGTGTATTGAGATTTACAGAGCATCACAAGTCCTTTTACAGACTTTCACACTTCTTCTTTAATAACAAGAAGGCAAAGGATACCGCGAAGTGCAAGAATCTCTTATTAGGGACGTACACTTGTCAATTCTACCCTGGACAAACTTTTCAAGGACTTTTCGCTGAGAGGAGGAGCACCAACTTTTTTAAT GGAGTGTGGCATATACCCGTCAACGAAATTGATAGACCTGGAAGCTTTGCATCACACATGTCGAAATGCGTGACGTTGCTTATGCAAGTATTAAAGGAAAGTAACGATAGTCGAATGTTGATGCAATTATGCATACAGCTCGGGAAAATTCCGGATTCTGACAA GAAATACTTACGTGATTCCGAGAGAGAACAATTATCTCGGCAGGCTCTGACGCTTTGTCAACAGTCGCTAAGGAGTCGAGTGCAGACGATAGGCTCAACAAGCACAATAGATAGTGTCACTCTAATCAGAACTGATACTAGAACACAAGTATTGCTTGATGTGTACGAAACATATCAGCTTgttcaaaaacattttcagGGTAAAGAATCAACtgtacaaatatttgcaaCCTTGCTAACAGATACATACAAAATGTATACGGGGAATAAA AATTTGGAGGGAAATATTTTGGAGATCGCTATTAAATATTGCCAACGTCAAATACAAGCAAATAAAATCGCATCGATTAACAACAGCAATAGCTCTCACGTGCTACCTTCAACCACCACTGCTATTCCG GCGCCAACGTCTCAAGTACCGGCGAGCACAACGTCTCTGCAAATGTCTCTGCAGAATCGCAAACCACACAGAAACCTAACGACCACTGGACGTCCGAGAGGACGTCCACCTAACGTCAACAAATACCTGCAGCACGCCATGCAGCAGAGTAGCAATGTAATGAATCAATTCAGTTCCAAGAATAACTTGGCCAATTACATGGGTGCGTCCGGACCAAATCGTTCTTTGATGAATCCTTACTTCATGAACCCTCTGGTCGATGCAAACATGTTGTCGGCTCTACTTGCCAGCGGACTCGGTAGCAATATGATGGATCCTTTGTCGGCTATGAGCTACTTCAATCAAGTAGGAAGCTATCAGGACATCCTTCGGCAGTATCAGAGTAATCTATCGTCGTTGACCAATCCAGCTAGCTTAAATAGCAATCCTTGCACCACTATAACTGGCATCAGCCAGGCCTCGACAATGAGTACATCCAGCTCAAATATTAACACCCCGACAAGCACTATCGGTAACTTGAGCAATTTAGGAAAAGGATCTTTGGACCCTATGACAATGTCGGTGCAACAGTTGCTGAGCTTGAGCAATTCGACAGCGTCAACCTCACGACCTGCTGCACCCATGTATCACCAAGCGGCAACTAAGACCAGCACAACCATGTCGATGACGAAAGATCGACCCAATATATCGATAACGCCAGTGAGCAGTTCGTTGAGCGGTCAGCAGCAGCCGCCTCATCACAAGACGAAACCCAGCAGTAAGCAGCCGAGCGCGCAGACTGATCCGGCGTTACCCGTTCACATTCCGAAGTCGCTTCAAATATCACCGACGAAGTCGGTGTTACACGCGCCCACGaacgcggcggcggcggcagcggcggcggcggcggcgcaaGTGTCTCTGCTGAAGCCGTCGATCGTTCAGCAGGTGAAGAGCAGCCCGCCGAAGCAGATGGGCGCGCCGCAGATACGCGTTTCGAAATCGCTGACCGAACCGCAACCTGCGCACAACACGCCGCTCTCGTATTCTCCTTTGAAGAACAGTGGCAGTACCGTGACGACGAATCCAGCCGCTGCCGTGCCGCAGATCGCCCACGCGCCCATAGGCGCGCCGGTGATGATGAAACAGCAACAGGCGTTGCCCATGAACTTGGGCAACGTATCGCGTTCCGGCACGTCGTTACAGCACAAACTGTTATCGAAGAAGAATCCCCAGCGACCTTACTCGACGCACACGAGCGTGCCGAATCATCCCGCGAGGAAGCCGAAATTGACGACGAAAGCATCGGTGATGCCTATGCCGATGTCCGGTAATTTTCCGAACTTACTGGGCACGATACCGTCGGCGAGCACCGCCGCGATGTCGCAACCGCCTTTTATACCGCCGGAATTGAGCGGCATCTCGGTCAGCGCCATCGGCCCGCAGCCCGGCGTCATCAAGACCACCGCGAGCGCTAAGTATCACACCTATAAGAAAGCTGCCAAGCCGAAACCGACGGCGACAGCTGCGGCGATGGACGTGCCGCCGAGCTCACTGCCGGCTACGTTCCCTCAAGGCAGCACGGTCGAGGCGCTCTCGGTGCTGTCGCAGCTGCAGCAGCACACGCATTTGGAAATAATACCGCAGCAAAAGGCACCGTTGAAGCCGAGCATGGATTATGCGAAAAGTCTTTCATCTTCCGTGAGCGTGGTGCCGCAAAAGGTTCCCGAAACTTTGAGAAACCCACCAACGACCGCCGATTGTATGTCAATCTATGATATATCGAGGGGAAAGCCCGCTAACGTTCCGAGCAAGAAAGCACCGGACAAGCTGGCTAATGATAGTGTCGAAATTATAACGTTGGACGATTAA